From a single Apium graveolens cultivar Ventura chromosome 2, ASM990537v1, whole genome shotgun sequence genomic region:
- the LOC141691764 gene encoding uncharacterized protein LOC141691764, which produces MCFKSQSESVDQIPVGRNDDVSLDSSEMFNHIQSEYEPLYPGCEGYTKMKALVKFYNLKAKYEISDTCFSEMLLLVGSMLPQGNTFPSSFSEAKKSLCALGMEYEKIHVCLNDCLLYRGERDEDETKCRICQASRWKLNKNGDELEGIPAKVLWYFPLIPRLRNLFNSPQTSKDLTWHDRERLKDGKLRHPADAQTWKEVDARWPDFSSDPRNLRLALSSDGFNPFRSCNLDYSCWPVLMSIYNLPPWLCMKRKYIILCLLISGPTQPGNDIDVFLQPLMDDLKKLWHGKQVYDAYKNEQFLLRGILLWTISDYPAYGNLSGNIIKGYNGCPICVDQIKAKRLVNYRKCVVLRHRRWLPPHHPYRRKKQDFDNTVEKEIAPVPLTGEEVLERVQHLKGHVYGKTQRQPRLKKGDARPVWKKVSIFFELEYWKFLPVRHVLDVMHIEKYICESLLGTMLNIKKKTKDKESVRIDMAEMGIRTKLRPKTLGIKEKLPLASWNLTHSEKKVVCSSFLGMKLPDGFCSNIQNLVSMENLRLTGMKSHDCHTILHHLLPIAIRSSLQK; this is translated from the coding sequence ATGTGTTTTAAAAGTCAATCAGAATCGGTAGATCAAATCCCAGTCGGTAGAAATGATGATGTATCCCTGGACTCCTCTGAAATGTTTAACCATATTCAATCTGAATATGAACCTCTTTATCCAGGATGTGAAGGATACACTAAGATGAAGGCTTTGGTAAAGTTTTATAACTTGAAAGCAAAATATGAAATATCTGATACTTGCTTCTCTGAAATGCTACTTTTGGTCGGGTCTATGCTTCCACAAGGCAACACATTTCCTTCTTCATTCAGTGAAGCTAAAAAAAGCTTGTGTGCCTTGGGAATGGAGTATGAAAAAATACACGTATGTCTGAATGATTGTTTACTATACCGTGGAGAGAGAGATGAAGATGAGACGAAGTGCCGCATTTGTCAGGCCTCTCGATGGAAGTTAAACAAAAACGGAGATGAATTGGAAGGGATTCCTGCCAAGGTTTTATGGTATTTTCCATTAATACCACGTCTGAGGAATTTGTTCAACTCACCTCAAACATCTAAGGACTTGACTTGGCATGATAGGGAAAGGTTAAAGGATGGTAAATTGAGACACCCTGCTGATGCACAAACATGGAAGGAAGTCGATGCAAGGTGGCCAGACTTTTCTTCAGATCCTAGAAACTTACGGTTAGCTCTATCTTCTGATGGATTCAATCCTTTTCGTAGCTGTAATCTTGATTACTCATGTTGGCCTGTGTTGATGTCAATTTATAATCTTCCACCATGGCTTTGTATGAAACGGAAGTATATAATCCTATGCTTGTTGATATCTGGACCAACTCAACCCGGAAATGATATTGATGTGTTTCTTCAACCACTTATGGATGATTTAAAAAAGTTGTGGCATGGGAAACAAGTGTACGATGCTTACAAGAATGAGCAGTTTTTGCTAAGAGGCATCTTGTTATGGACTATTAGTGATTATCCAGCCTATGGTAACTTGTCGGGAAATATAATCAAAGGGTATAATGGTTGTCCTATCTGTGTTGATCAAATAAAAGCTAAAAGGCTTGTCAATTATCGTAAGTGCGTGGTCTTGAGGCATCGAAGGTGGTTGCCCCCTCATCATCCTTATCGTCGGAAGAAACAAGATTTTGATAACACCGTAGAAAAAGAAATAGCTCCAGTTCCATTAACCGGAGAGGAGGTACTTGAAAGAGTGCAACATTTAAAGGGACATGTCTATGGTAAAACACAACGCCAACCACGATTGAAGAAAGGTGATGCTCGACCTGTATGGAAGAAGGTTTCTATATTTTTTGAACTTGAGTATTGGAAATTTTTGCCGGTTCGACATGTTCTCGATGTGATGCACATCGAGAAATATATTTGTGAATCTTTACTCGGTACGATGcttaatataaaaaaaaagaCGAAAGACAAGGAATCTGTGCGCATTGACATGGCTGAAATGGGGATTAGAACAAAACTAAGGCCAAAAACTCTGGGGATAAAGGAGAAGTTACCATTGGCATCTTGGAATCTAACCCATTCTGAAAAAAAGGTTGTTTGCTCATCCTTCCTTGGCATGAAGTTGCCTGATGGTTTCTGTTCTAATATTCAAAACCTGGTTTCAATGGAAAATCTTCGTCTTACCGGAATGAAATCTCACGACTGCCATACGATTTTGCATCACTTGCTCCCAATTGCGATTCGCTCGTCACTACAAAAATAG